In Puntigrus tetrazona isolate hp1 chromosome 24, ASM1883169v1, whole genome shotgun sequence, a genomic segment contains:
- the si:dkey-37o8.1 gene encoding elongation factor 1-alpha-like — protein MAKERIHINLVIIGHVDSGKSTTTGHLVYKCGGIDHRTIEKYEKAATQMGKSSFKYAWVLDKLKAERERGITIDISLLKFNTQKYTFTIIDAPGHRDFIKNMITGTSQADAALLIVSAAKGEFEAGISRNGQTREHALLAYTLGVKQLIVCVNKMDLTEPPFSQKRYDEVVKNVSVFIKKIGFEIGAVPFIPVSGWSGENMIAPSQKMQWFKGWKLKRKEGHSNGRTLLEVLDSLLPPVRNASKPLRLPLQDVYKIGGVGTVPVGKIETGVLKPGMVLTFSPAKLTAEVKSIEMHHQGLQTALPGHNVGFNIKNVSVKNLRRGDVAGNAQQDPPSDVSSFIAQIIMLNHPGKIKVGYSPVLDCHTTHVSCRFAELREKLDRRTGKKQEDWPQYLMSGDGATVKLVPNKPLCVESFFHYPPLGRFAVRDLKQTVAVGVIKSVEKVDQAKKTSPKAPVSK, from the exons ATGGCTAAGGAAAGAATCCATATCAACCTAGTCATAATCGGCCATGTAGACAGTGGCAAATCCACAACCACTGGTCACCTCGTCTACAAATGTGGAGGAATTGACCATAGAACAATTGAGAAGTATGAGAAGGCTGCAACCCAG atggGAAAGAGTTCCTTCAAATATGCGTGGGTTCTGGATAAACTGAAAGCAGAGAGGGAACGTGGCATTACAATTGATATCTCCCTGCTGAAATTTAACACTCAGAAATACACCTTTACTATAATTGATGCACCTGGTCATCGTGACTTCATCAAGAACATGATCACAGGGACTTCACAG GCTGATGCTGCTCTGCTAATCGTGTCTGCTGCAAAGGGTGAGTTTGAGGCTGGGATTTCTCGCAATGGTCAGACGAGAGAGCATGCTTTGTTGGCTTACACCCTTGGGGTCAAACAGCTCATTGTCTGTGTCAACAAAATGGACCTCACCGAGCCACCGTTTAGCCAGAAACGCTACGATGAAGTGGTGAAGAATGTTTCTGTGTTCATCAAGAAGATTGGCTTTGAGATTGGCGCTGTACCTTTCATACCCGTTTCTGGTTGGAGTGGTGAGAACATGATTGCGCCGTCTCAAAAG ATGCAATGGTTCAAAGGGTGGAAACTCAAGAGGAAAGAAGGCCACTCAAATGGACGAACCTTGTTGGAGGTGCTTGATTCTCTGCTTCCCCCAGTGCGCAATGCGAGCAAACCACTGCGTCTACCCTTACAAGATGTCTACAAGATAGGTG GTGTTGGCACAGTCCCTGTAGGTAAAATTGAGACTGGTGTCTTGAAGCCTGGAATGGTTCTGACCTTTTCACCGGCCAAGTTGACTGCTGAGGTCAAGTCAATTGAGATGCATCACCAGGGGCTTCAAACTGCCCTCCCTGGCCACAATGTGGgcttcaatattaaaaatgtgtccGTAAAGAATCTTCGGAGAGGTGATGTAGCTGGTAATGCACAGCAGGACCCACCGTCAGATGTCAGCAGTTTCATTGCTCAG ATTATAATGCTGAACCACCCAGGCAAAATCAAGGTTGGCTACTCCCCTGTACTAGACTGCCACACAACTCATGTTTCCTGTCGTTTTGCGGAATTAAGGGAGAAGCTTGATCGGCGTACAGGGAAGAAACAGGAGGACTGGCCCCAGTATCTGATGTCGGGAGATGGTGCCACAGTCAAACTCGTCCCAAACAAACCCTTATGTGTGGAGAGCTTCTTTCATTATCCACCTCTGG GTCGATTTGCTGTAAGGGACTTGAAACAGACAGTTGCTGTTGGAGTAATCAAGTCTGTGGAGAAGGTGGATCAAGCTAAAAAGACCTCACCAAAAGCTCCTGTATCAAAATGA